GGCTAAGCTCAAAGCAGGTCAGCCTTTGAAGCGTTCCTCCATCGGAGCAAAGAAAGGGACGCCTTCCactggtgggggaggtggtggccgtggtTGTCGTGAGGCCATGGAGCGCATTACTCAGATTTCACAGTCTTGTCTCAAATGCCCATACTCCCCTAAGGCACTTGTCTCCCAAAGAGCGTCTTCGTGAGGCCAAACACTTGGAGCTTGGACTTATCTCCAAGGAGAGGCAGTGTGAGCTTGATATAGCCAAGGCCAAAGCTAAAGCCACTGGTGGTGGgggtgggagggaggggcggggTGGCATGTGCTGATGGGTCCACCTGGACTTGACTATATAAGTCTTGGGCTGGTTGATGAGGAGGCAATCCCCAAGTATGAGCTCACAATCGAGGATGGTCGGCAACTTACCAAAGAATACAGTTATGTGCTAATGCGGCGACACCGTGCAAGGCAAACAGCAGAGTCATCGCTTTTGACACTAAAAAAAGAGGCCATTGCTGTGCTCCCTGAGAAGCTGCGAGCTGCTGCTATGGTACCTGACTTGACACCTTTCCCCGCAAACCGGTACATGGCAACACTCACACCACCAATTTGAAAAGGTGTGGGAGGCTGCCAAGAAGCATTCTATGAAGGAGAAACTTCGCTGAGGAACTCTAGGGAGGAAATAAACTATTTCCACTTAAGGTGAGCAAAGTTTAGGCAATTCTTCTTCATTGATTTCCATAGTATCCGAGTTAAATGTTGTTCTCATTCGTAGAAAGGAACCATAATTTGTCGCTGAATCTGTTCTGTTATTAAGAGCATCTTCATATCAACCAATTTGttttattaagaagaaaatTTTACTTTGTCCCTGTGATCGTCAGTGGTGCTACCATTGTAGCAACATAGCTGGATTGCTGGAAATGGCTTTTcaggcctcctcctccctattGGAAGAGCAGCCTTGATCTAGACATAAATCCTTTTCCCCATTTTTTGGATGCAAATGCTACAGGAATGACACTTTGTAGTTGTTGCTGGACTGTTATTGCTATTTCTTAGGAATTGTTGACAGCAATTGTTACATGCTATGTTGACACAGTTCACGCGTCCATTTTGTACGATGGCCACAGCATCGTCGTTGCCCATGTCCGGCAATCTCGCCGTTGGATCTTTCGGCGGGCGAACCGTGGCTGACCAAAAATCGAACCGTGGCTGCCATGATAAAAACGGGTCCACTATACTGGTGGGTTCGATTCGTGGGAACTCTTCACTGGACCCCTTTTACTGGGTGAGCCGAAGACAGCCCATCAGAGCAAGCTCGTTGGCCCATTCTGGCCTGAATAGACTGGGCTGTGCCCGCTGCCCGTGCTCCACTAGTCTACTACGCTTCCCTTCCGGAAAACCCCTCAAAATCCTCCGActccccgccgccgacgagcatcGCCATGGCGCTGGCACGGCGGCTGCTCCGCCTGCGCCCCCACCTCGGCGCGCTTCCGCTCCCTTCCCCCAGCCCCCCGCGCCTCCTCCCGTCCCGCACCTACATCTCCGACATGCGCCGGTCCGCCTTCAtcgaccgcctcctccgctccgTCCGCTCTGAGATCTCCTTTCTCGACAACTCGACCCCGCCACGAGCACCCCCGCCCCCCGCGCCCTTCGCCGTCGAGGACCGCCCGGGCGAGCAGTGGGCCCGCCTGCGCCGCGTGTTCCCTTCGGccgaggagggggaggaagaggaggtcaAGGTGGACGCCACATTAGTCGACGGCGCGCTGCCGCCCACCCGCTCGGGCGCGGACACGGGCGGCCCGCCCAGGTTGCACATCACCGTCAAGGTCGAGGTCTCCAAGGCAGCGCGGCCCGGGGTGGCGCTCAACTTTGAGTGCTCCGCGTGGCCCGACGAGATGGAGGTGCAGAGGGTCTTCCCCGTCCGCTGCGGCGGGCCTGTGCCGTTGCAGCAGTACGTCGGCCGCCAATTCAGGTGATACAATGTAGATGGGAATTGACTAACATCTCTAAATTTTGCTTGCGTGTTGGTACTCATCTTGCCAGTGATTAAAATGTGCTTTGTTCTTGTTATTAGTGAACTAAAGATGGTGTGATCATTCATGAAATAGGTGAAATACTTGGGATGGGGAAAGGTCGAAATCCCTTTCCTTTCCAAATTCATGTTCAGGAATTGTGACTGCATTTtgttttgcaaaagaaaatgtTGTGAAAATTCTGTGAAAAATACCCAAGTTTGTGTTTCATTTGAAGAATGACTGGTGTGGTGCTAACTTGTTAGATGCAACACAAGGACTAATTATTTATTGGCGGAATAGCCATTATCGTCCTTGAACTATCAACGTAGGCTCAATTTAGTCCCTGAACTACCAAAACTGTCATTTCGGTCCTTTTTTCACAAGTCCCGTTCTTCACAGCAATTATGCGCTGCTGCTGACGAGGGTGTAGCAAGCAAAGCTGAGAATGGAACATATTAGCACATGGTTCATGGCCATTTTGATTTAATTGCTCTTTGTTGCCACCAATTAGCTTCATTAGAGGCAATATGAAACAGACCGTTTTTTCCTCTCATTTATGTGGAGGGTATACTGATCATTCTGCTTGTTCTGGTGAACAGTGAGTTAGATGAGGAGATGCAAAGTGCAGTGCGAGATTACTTGGAGCAAAGAGGAGTTAATGATGATCTTGCCGCGTTCCTGCATGCGTACATGGAAAACAAGGAGCATACTGAACTTATCAGATGGTTGAAGAATGTTGAATATCACGTAAAACAATGAACATTTGTGTTAGATTAATTAGTATGTTTTACGGCATTTAGAGCCATATGACCACCATCTTGGCACTTTGACATTACTATTATTATTTGAAGGGTTTTTTTTGGGGGTGCCAGATATGCAAAGAATCTTACTGTCTGCACGTACTAGTTACTACCAATACAAGCAGGGGTTCTGCCTGGGAATAGGCTAGCAGTGTTTCCTTCTCTAAAATTCAATCATGCAAGTTTTCGAATGTTCATTCATTCAAAAAGAATGGCAGAGGTCTAGGCTTCTAAACCGGCCATCTTAAATAATGCCTTGTTTGGAACCATGGAACGCAAaacagagaaaaagaaaaggagccaCAGGAAGGGGGTAGGAGTGAAATGGCGAAACATTAGGAATATTGGCCACCATCACTTCCTACAACAAAAAACATTGCGggcctctttttttttacacaCCGCTCTTCCACCTCTCCTTGTCTTCCTTCCTCCCTAGATGCCTCTTTTATTGCCGCTGCCGACTTGGAGCGAGACCTCTACCACGCTCCTCCCCGTCATCATAGACATGTTCATCTTCAGACTTCAGTATCAAACTATGTGAAGGATGACGTGCTTGACTCTTTTTGGACAGAGAATAATTGTTCCTGTGTATTCACTTCTTATTGTGTTGGAGTAATGCCCAACAATGTCAAATCACAAAAGACCAGTGCTTTGACTCATTTTGCGACTACAGTTCCTGGGTGTAGTTAATATGTCAGAAGGTTGCAAGATGCTATAACCAAGGAAGATAGCAAGATGTCAAATTGAACAATCCATAATACTTAGAGGCGTATTGTGGATTGTTCAATTTGACATAGCATGGTTCATTGCAATCAAATTGTAATTCATCAAACACTATGTAGATCAAATGAACGCAATCTCATCATGTCTGGAGTTCACAAACATATATATATGACTGGTTTTCTTGCTTCTTTGTATGGTGGCAATGTTGTACAGCTTCAAGAAAGTGTCTTTTCATCCCCGGTTCTGCTCCAATCATGTAGGCTTCGGTTGATGCCACGAAGATTGTGCTCCCGTGAATGGTACTTGTTCTCATTTATGTCGGGCTCACCATGTAGTCTACATGGTTTATTGCGTCTCTTTCCATTGATTATTTGCCAACCAGACGCCTATCATGAGAAACTTGAGCTAATCTACTAGTATGTGTTAATTATAAGTCGATTTCTTATATTTTCCCATCAACTTAAGCTTTTGGGGTTGAATTGGTCGGTGCAAGTAACTTGATATAGTGTTAGGGCTAAATGACTCAAGTTTGAATGCTAACAGAtgcaataaaaataaaattaattagaTCTTACTTCAATTTTTTCATGTTTGAGACCTAAATAAGCCTGAAAAGAGAGTAGCTAACTGGCTATCTTATTACTCCTATTTTCATGTTTGATAAATTGCTCGTTGTATTATCCTCAATGGTCAATATTTAGGAGCCAGGACAACACCATTATTCCTTCGACCTTATAGTTGGACCTCAAATCCTAATataaaattcttcctcaaattCCCACAGCAACGTACACACGAGAATTCACCTCATTAATTAAAAAAACATCGGCTGATACGAACAAATAAAAATTACACTTGCACTAGAAGTCTAGCTAGAACACATACAAATGTCACTGCACACACAACAATGACAAACAGAAAAACACCAAGAACACCTAACAGAATAACACACTCTCGCCAACTCCTTACGCTCTACATTAGCTTAGGATAGAGGATCACCGAAGAAAACATCCAGGGTGGATATTACCCTACAACTAGCTGTTGGGACTTGGGACCTCGCGCCTTGTCCGAAAAGTGGAGAACAACCACTATAAGGATTGAAAGAACCTCCTAAGGTATCGATGCATCTGTCATGACGTCTTCTTCCATTTCATCAGTTGGAACCAGCTGAGGTGTCCCAACCTCTCCTATCCCTAAGCAGTTTTATTTATCCATCCTCGAAGGGGCCTCTTTCACGGGAGACAAAAGAGGTTTCTCCCATGACTGAAGAATTTGATCTGTGTCATATGATGAAACGCTGATTCCAAAACCATCACCTGCATCGTCGGCCCAGTTGAGCTCGGAAGCAACTTTGTCATAGTACGGGGCGTACCCCTACATACATGAATGATACATATGAGGACTTGGTGCTGTGCACAATGAATAAGCCTCAGTTTTAAATTAGTGCATGCTTTCTAGTCTAGCAGGTACCTCAAGCTTCTCCATGAGCTCCTGTGCACTGGGAGCTTGGACGAAGATGTGATGAGCGCTGGGGCTGATGAAGCCTTCCTCCACGGCATGGTCAATGAACACCAGCAGTGAGTTGTAGTAGCCATCAATGTTCAGCAAGCCGACCTAATGTGTGAGCTAATCGATCAAATCAGGCCAGTTGGATACTAAATATAGAATGCATCAGTTCAGATGTATAGGAGCTAGCATATGATTACAATATATTTTACCGGCTTATGATGGATGCCTAACTGTGCCCATGTGATTACTTGGAACAGCTCCTCCAGAGTTCCGTATCCTCCTGGATCATATCTCATTCATATATCAGTTCCATATACTATACTGATTTTGTAAAACATATCTGATTTGCTAACTTTTTATGCTGCAATATACAATCTCCTTTCTGAAATACATGGCGTTTAGGACAAGATGATTAGTTCATTTTTAAACTATTACCTTATCCTAAACATCAATGACATAGCCATAAATGGTGATGTCAAGTTATGCATGCAACACTGACAAGAGAGACTCAACAAGGCAAACGAAGAAGAACCACTTACTTACCAGGCAGGGCTATGAAGGCATCGGATTGACTTGCCATCTCCGCCTTCCTTTGGTGCATGTCCTCCACCACCTTTACCTCCCCCACTGTCTCTCCGATAATCTGACACAATGTCGATCAAGTTTTTTGCTCTTAAGAAGGAACCAAAATTGTAAATCTGTTTAAGGTTGTTCATATCAATGTACTAAATAGCATTCGTAGCGCCCGTGATAGCAGTCGCTATAGCGGTAGCGGTACCCTACCGCTACCGCTACAAGGTAGCAGATCCAAGATAGCATGTTTGGACTTAGCGGCCGCTATTGTCCGCTATTGCCTGCTATTGCCCATATTAAGCCACTATTCGCTACATTTATGATTCAAGTGATATATGAATATGAATCAAATGGtaataataatatttaaaatgatTATTTAGGTCATGACGAAGGATTAGGGATGAAAAtgcttttttatttattaatatgAGAATTTAATGTCAATTTATATCCATACATCTTAATTATATCTATTTATTTGTGATTCTTACCTTGAAATGTAATGTCTAACTTaaaattttaactttttttaagtAATTGATGTTAATATTCATATATACTCTAAAATTGTGACTATTTTTTGAATTCCGCTATTTGGACTAAGCGTTCGCTATAGCACCCACGATCCGCTACACCAGCCCTAATCCGCTACCATAACGCTAAACGCTATTTAGTACCTTGGTGCATATATATATCAATAATTCAAAATGATGGTACAATTCTTGAAATTAGTAATGCATCCAGCCGACTGATAGCAGCCAGATGTCTGCCTTCtcgtaccccccccccccatggGGATGGGCCCCTGCCTAAGCGCCTTCCCGGGATCGAACTCGAGGAAAGGTAAGACATCCCGCTGGCCAATCTCATCGATCCAGGGAAGATCGATGAATACACTGGCAAGATCAGGTTCTTTCTCGTTGTTGATACCGGCAAGACCCAGCCAGATGATGATAAACACATGTAAAATTATCAAACACTCCCTCTATGCAGATTTTGATGGAACTTTTTATGATAGCATATTAAGAAAATCTACTCATATTGTCTTCAATCTatgtatttttaaaaaaaaacttgaaaaGTTCGATCAAAATCCATGCCTAAATTAAAATGTGCATGATGTATGTGTGATTGTATTGGAAGGACTACTGTACGCTACCTCAGGAGTGGTCATGAGAGCCCTGGGAACGACCCTGCAACCGGATGGCATATGCATGCAGCACACACAGTTAGCTTGTAGCATCGGAATACCGGATATGTATAAACGTATACAATGCTCATGCTTAGACAAACGAACTATGGACTTGTGGTTACCCAACAACATGCCTACCGCCGCGGTGGACGGCGTGCGAGATGAGCCCCATGAGCCCTAAGCTTCCGCCTCCATACACCAGGTCAATGTTCCTAGACACCTGCAGTGCATTAGGGTTAGAGAGTTAGGGTTTGTTCATATGTACTCGCTCCCTCCAGCATTCTAAAATAGGAGCCTCATGCATGCATAATCAAACTTAATAAATTATTATCTATGATGTAAACAACTTTCACACACACGAACAGTTATTTCTGTAAAATATGCATATAATAACCTATCTTAGTGAGCACTCACGAGAGACTAAACCCGTGGTCGAAGAGCATATTCGATGTATAATAAAACGACGAGTGAAGACGGTCTTCGATGCATTGAAAACGAGAACTGCGCAAATTTTTACTGTGCCGATACGTCCAGTTTCACTGCCAGTTTAGGCTTGGGCTGATCTGACCGGACAAAACCTGGGCGTACCAGACCTAGCGCGCTGCACGAAAAGGGTAGAGACCACCACTGATGTGACAGTAGTGGTAGCTAGGGCATTTCTGTCGCTCGTCCCCCGCGTCGCCCTCGAGGGCGATTCGGAtggaaccgccgccgccgccatcctcaaCCCCTTCCGTCCCATCCTAGCTTCTCGCTGCTGTCGGAGCACCACGCCGGAAGTCCATGTATGTGCCAGGATGGCGGTAGCAAGGCCTCCTTAGTCCTCACCTTCCCTCTCATCCTCCACGGCCTCACACACAACGATATTCAAGatccgtccagaaggaagctgCAGCAAGCTCCAGCGCTCGGCGGCGCTCAGATCCGCCCTCTCCTAGGCTGAATCTTGTGTTCCCACGAC
The genomic region above belongs to Setaria italica strain Yugu1 chromosome VI, Setaria_italica_v2.0, whole genome shotgun sequence and contains:
- the LOC101781798 gene encoding uncharacterized protein At2g39795, mitochondrial, which translates into the protein MALARRLLRLRPHLGALPLPSPSPPRLLPSRTYISDMRRSAFIDRLLRSVRSEISFLDNSTPPRAPPPPAPFAVEDRPGEQWARLRRVFPSAEEGEEEEVKVDATLVDGALPPTRSGADTGGPPRLHITVKVEVSKAARPGVALNFECSAWPDEMEVQRVFPVRCGGPVPLQQYVGRQFSELDEEMQSAVRDYLEQRGVNDDLAAFLHAYMENKEHTELIRWLKNVEYHVKQ
- the LOC101783831 gene encoding probable cytokinin riboside 5'-monophosphate phosphoribohydrolase LOGL10; its protein translation is MMQPSRFKKICVFCGSSQGKKTSYHDAAVDLAEELVSRNIDLVYGGGSLGLMGLISHAVHRGGRHVVGVVPRALMTTPEIIGETVGEVKVVEDMHQRKAEMASQSDAFIALPGGYGTLEELFQVITWAQLGIHHKPVGLLNIDGYYNSLLVFIDHAVEEGFISPSAHHIFVQAPSAQELMEKLEGYAPYYDKVASELNWADDAGDGFGISVSSYDTDQILQSWEKPLLSPVKEAPSRMDK